Part of the Lycium ferocissimum isolate CSIRO_LF1 chromosome 6, AGI_CSIRO_Lferr_CH_V1, whole genome shotgun sequence genome, gtaatctacataaaaaatcattcataccattgttaggctcattatcatatgcttgtcttaagccttcaaattaaaccctcttaaactttgccaaaatttggtaaaagatctcccccgtttatatccatagcccgaaatcacaataccaacaaaacaacaacaacaacagcgctaacatcaacaacatcatcatcaataccaaaatattcatcatcaataccaaaatatactcaataaacatcccacacgatgtttactcaatttctcaaccaatcaatcgactttacgaagctttaacaactaaatctCCTTGATACAATTCGTAGTAGCAATAATAAggaatatccttacctcaatcaaggttggaagaacttgaaatcttatttatcttcaatAGGCTCCTTTGATCCGTCAAGATTTGATGTATAAAACAAGAACTACAAAACTCTGTATGCTTCCCGAGCCTTGGATGTAGTCCCGTTACTTTAATCCGCTAAAAGAAATGATCCTTCAATGTTTCTTGGGTCTCTTGGAAGCTTTTTGGTGGAGAGGAGTGGAGAAAATGAAGCCAAAGACCAGATTTTTGGTCTTAAATAGGAGCTCAAGGTCGGTTCTTTTGTAGCAAAGATCGTAGCAAGTCGATTCTTGTAGCGGAGTTCTTGTAGCACGCAGTTCTGTTCTGTcaacctaacttgtaacgtccataattctctactccgatgtcgtatcgatgagcggtttattgcattggaaactagactcgacgaacttcattttaggctttggTTTCACCTCAGAACTCCTCATACTCTAAAAGATATTCCTtccccaagttggaccagaattatcgtacgaaaccttgctcatcttttctccaaagtcatactactcAATTGCTTCTAATTCATTTCCTTATACGACCTTCCGGTattccttatatacatcctttactcataaaatatacttgataatgcttcgcttcatatatttcaaagttattttacttagtcatagctcgacatacttacgcTTAAATTTAACAAGTGCTTCTTTAgaagtacgggatgtaacaagcTGACCGGCCGAACAAAACTATGTGCTTGCTGTTAGACACTTCCCCAATATTCTTCAATGCCAAGAAGTAGCACAAGCTCTAACCATGCAAACAGGGACTGTTAAAATACACATGAATGCACGCGAAATAGCTGAAAAGTAGTTACGAAttgtaattaagaaaaaagtAGCTACGGTTGGTTAGAAGCCTAGAAACTATGTAAGTCAccaataaaataatttcaaatttgaTGAGATATGGTGAGAGATATCCTGGTTGACAGTATAAATTTATCCAGGatttattatattaatatttttttttagtttttaatttatttttgattaagaaacaagaatattttattaataaatggTGCGGGTTCAATTCTATTTACtcccttcattcttttttcCATGATTCGAGGGCCGTTAGGCGTATTTCTCAAACGTAAAATGACTTCCTTGTGatgtatttgaatatattcagggatttatgaaattttcaagaTATGTCTTGATCTCTCTATGAATATTCTTGGATTTTATCGGATATTTGAGATGTGTCTTGATCTCTTTGTGAATATCTCTGAAATTTATGGGATATGCCTTGATTTCTCTGAGTATATGCCTGAAATTGATAGGACATTCGAGATTTTTTTCAGTGTTTAAATGGCCTAAATAATACGCAAGTTTCTACCTAGTCCCCAGATatgattatttaatttaataaaataatattgcGACTTTGGGAACTTTGTccccctttttttgttttgtcctTTTTCCCTTAGACGATACTTAAACCCTTGTAATCTTATCCCTAATTGTGTATTATCATTGAAAATCTCGTAAAATCATTTTGTTCTTTCTCTTTGATCGAAGCAATAAACTTCAATTTTAGATCAGAATTGAGATGGATTCCGGTGATTGGCGCACTCCCCAATCTCGTCAAAGGATTGTCAACAACatgtaaacttttttttttttatttttttttttaattttgcacATTTTTCTTTTAGCGTTAATGGTAAAAAACACACTGAATTATCCTTTTTTTGCCGTttcaccccttttttttcccctttatcTACCTTAATTAACTATCATCATCTATTTAAAATACACCAAACTatcaattagaaaaaaaaaaaaaaggaacaacttAGAGTTAGCGGTATGAAATTCGCTAAAAAGTGATaattcaggtgtgtttttgatcattatttcattcttttagGAGTTTGGATTACAAATTTAGGTTTCCTTTATGTTTAATTGGAAGCTTAAGCCCTAGATGTTTCCAGTGTAATGAACTTAAACAATTCACTATATGAAAATGGCAAGTCTATTGACTGACAAACGATAGTGACAACAGTTAAAGAATTCGAATTGAAATTACGACAAGTAGTCAGCTAAACAAAGATCAATCCAACAACATAAATGAAATTGCAGAATAGGAAACTAATCAACTAAGGACAATTCGATCAGATTTCATTCGAGCTCACATCCAATCACCAGCATCTAAGTTGCTTGACTCGCGTGCTGGTGCGGATCTAGAGGTCGAATCCTTCATGATCTAAAATTTAAGATACTGGGGTATGTAGGTAGTAGCCGAATGGTCTCCGTATCAGTAGTGTTAGGTAATAATCGCGtagtttctttttttcaatGTGTAGTACCATCTATTGCCCCATTTGCTTTTTATCTTTGCTATTTCGTTGCCACATTTTTCTTGATATCATGCTTTTCACCTTGTTATTTGTTGTTACATCACTATCTATTCTTTcaagccgagggtctatcggaaacaccTCTCTAGCTCCCACAAAGATaagagtaaggtctgcgtacatcctacccttccAGACCCTACTtatgggattatactgggtatgaaTATATATGGATCCAGGTATGAATATGGGTGTGGAAATTCGGCTGAAAGTtaattcaaatatctaaaaataaagttatatgTCTAAATTATTAGACATTATGTGtaaaacttacaagttattccaaggagaaaatattgatcaagaggaTAATCCCAAGGAGATATAAGGAAAAGGACTAACATAGAAGtttttatatacaaagtatttcatttccttcaatttcaCCTTGTCTCGAATTTCTCGATTTCAGTCAAAGTACCCAAAATCGGTTGACCAGATCCAGTACGGATACTACACCCAAACCCACATCGTGGCGACACAGGTGCGGCTCCAAAtgtgaagagtccgagcaacttagatAAGCATGAAATTATTGATTCAATGAGTGAGATTTTTGAGTAACAGGGAATTGAGAATAAGAGAAGATGAACTAAGGATAGGGAGAAGAATTAGAATAACAGTCTAGCCCActagtgatattgtccgctttgggcctaAACCCGCATGACTTTAAAACGCGTCACGAGGGTGTAAGACCTGGTTACTTATATACCCAGTATCTCTCCTGTGTTTTGCCGATATGGAACTCTTCTCCTAAGCTAGGGTGTCACATATCGGGGCCAAAAGAGAGATTGGAAATGTTGAAGTGGGTGACCATCTCATCTCAAAGTTTAAGCTCTTATAGAGAgcacacttttttattttaatcatATTCTCAACCGGCCCCCTCACGTGCGGGCCTGATTCTTCTTCATGGGCCAAGCATGTGGAAATTCTTTTGGTGGGTGATGGTGAGATTTGAATCCAGGACATCTGTCTACTCTGATGCCATATAAAGAAATGGATCTtgagcctaactcaaccccaaaagctagctcatgagggaAGTATTGCCCAAGTTCATATAAGGAGACCACGCATCCCTTTTTCATCTGATGTGGGACCCGTCAACtcaaaagagaggagaagagtgCACAAGAAAGCGTACCAGAATTCTTCACACCCCCCACACCGAATTTGGATGCATTTATAATCCAGCTAGGCAAATGACAATCCTTCCTTTCCTCTAGTCTGGATCGTCCCTTTTATTGAATTATTGTTAATAGTAGTTAAATCCCTTCCTCCAAACGATGTCGCTCTTGTTAATTGCCTCTTTCCCCTTTCGAGCCCAGGATGTTACATTCAAGGAACTAGTTCAAGTGGAAAACCTACTTCTACCTTCTCcattttacctttttttctttttagatgCTGTTACTGATATTGTTTTTAGAGAAACAAAGTTTTAGTCTTTCACAGCAGGGTGTAATGTCAAGTTAGTTTTAACTTTTAAGAAGCCTTTATCTAGATTGTGCTCTAATCAAACCTTTAAGCtgatttttgttgttgatatggctGTTTAGAATGGAGACCTTATACGGGCGTCTTCCTATATCTGGGGAAGAAGAAGTAGAGGAGTGTAAGAAAATAGCAGTGAGGTTCGAGGAAGAGATCTATACTGCTGCGACAAATCAGGTATGCACTCTAAACTCGTTTCTATTTGTTTGAATGATGCAAGTTGTTTTCCATTTCGTTGACGTTGTTATTCCAGCTTGTTTGTATTCGTTTTTCCAGTCACCTAGACATATTGTATGCATTTTAAGTTAAACTTATCTAATATTGCAGCAAGATTATCTGCGGAAACTATCTTTAAAGATGCTGCCCATGGATACAACTCAAAATCCTATTACCAATTCTTTACATCCCAATGCTTCCAGTAGTGGTCCGAATGCCCATGGCCAAGGTCAGCAATGAAAGTTTGTAgtttgtttttcactttttcacttGGAATTAAGAAAATGATCCTATCATTTTTAATGgttttttcatttgtttgttttcaaatttcCTATGTGCCGTTGTAGATAGCATTGACCTCAGGGATTTCTCGGCTATAAATAAGGgtaagaaaataatgaaatttttaaaattaattgtaaCTAGTAACTACAATATTACCAACACAGAATGCATTTACAAATGGTAATCAAAATTTCGTGTTGGGGGGTTCGTACTTTTTATAATAGTATAGattaaaagatgaaaatattaGTATACATTACCAAATGCATAATGCCCTATCAATACCCTAGTGTAAAGTGGTAAACTTAGCTTTGTTAGACAAGTACATTTAGAGGGCAATTAAAATGTATTAATATACCTGAAATATCTAatgttttcccaaaatttgCCTGAAATTTAATGCTGTAAGGAATCAAGTTCTTTAATTATTTGTGCTATTTTATCTGTAGCATCTTTAGACTCTACAGCTCAGATGGGAAATGCAAATGCAGCTGATTGGCAGGAAGAAGTTTACCAAAAGGTATTTTTTGCAATGGTATTTTTATTACATATGTAGATTTTGATGAACTGCCTGATTATAACAATTCATGGTCGTATCCCTTCCTGCAAGGTGCTTTATGTATTCCATTTCTTAAGAGGAAATAGAAATTGAGCATGTTAATGGGTAACTTGTGAGAAACTACACCTCAATCCCAAGCAAGTTGAGGTCGGGATGTGAATCCTCACTGTGAATGGTGCCTTGTTTAAGCCTGTATCTGTCCAATATTATCAACgataaaaaattagtttcacAACCATTAACATAATTGAGAAGTgaagtatttttttaatatatcagTTGATTACAGGAAATTAGTTGTTGAATGCTGTGATCTATTATCTAAATTGATGAGGTAATATGTCTATGAGTTCGGGTCAAAGTCTTCATGGCATGTCACCAGTTTGCTTTATTCCCAGGAACTAAAATCTTTAATTGCTAGCTTGAAGGATAAACCTATTTGTGCAAGAAGTATGGACCTGAATATATGGCTATAAGAAGATGTTACTCTGTGAAAAGACACCCGTTCATCTGTACTAGTTGCTATACTTCTTCTGTTTCTTTTTTGTGATAGAAAAATTCAATGCTTCCGTCTTTGGAACTTGGTGGGTAACATGCCCGCCCCTCTATCCTTCTATACTTACATCTTCGACTTGGTTTACTAGCTAGGAATAAGTTGGAATACTTTGGGTTCTCCAAGAATAAACATATAACATTAATGTACTGTATGCTCCATTACATCATTCTTTACTTGTGAAGCCAactatattgttattatttcaTTGTTTACTCTCTTTTGCTTCATTGATGCTAATCAGTTGTAGTCTTCCTCTTCTACTTCACTTTTAACCTTTTTATCTGGAAGGTTCTTTCATGAAGATTCTCTACTTTGTTATCTACTGCATCGTACAGTTGGATCTGATTATCACATATCCATATGGGAATGCAGTCTTGACATTTCCGCATTTgacttaaataaaaaatttgtaatGCAGATCAAGTCTATGAGGGAGATGTATTTATCAGAGCTCAATGATCTATACGAGAAAATTGCTTCTAAAATTCAGCAGGTATGTTTCTTAGCTAAGTTTGCATTGATGCCAAGAGAACGTAGGtccttgatataattattgttAATGGATTTTAAGTCTAACTCAGCTCTTTTATGCCAAGGAATTTTTATGATATTTGTCTTTTTTTAGAAGTCCAATGTTCATATAGCAATGAGAGCCTTACAATTTTTTAGAAGTCCAATATCTGTATAGTGGTGCTAGCCTCGCAACTGTTTTATAGTTATTGCCTTTCACTTTGATCTCTTACTGCCCCTGTAACACTCTTCCATTTCAAttattgtattttaatttttgaataaatttcatcattcatgccatttttctgaaaaattaagTACAAATATCTGAATTGGCTGCTCACGCGCTACAATCTTGTTTAATCTCATGTCCTATCATTTCTTATGGGGATACTTGTCATGCTATATTCTCTCTTTTGTTAATACCATTGCCCTCAAAGCGCTTCACCATAGTTTCAAATTTTGATAACTCCCTTGCTCGTTTCGTCAATTAACATACTGTCATTTGCAAATAGCATGCACCATGGTGCTTTATCTTGTATTCTATTGGTTTGCTCATCCATAATTAGGTAAACAGGTACTGGTTTCAAATTCCTTGGATAAACCTTTGGTTTTTGCGTTATGTCATAACCTAACTCGattcatgaaattatattttatttaaaatagaGTGTGCGATGATAGCCTTTTCACATAAAGCATCATATTTCATCTTTCCAAACCATGGAGTATATCATCACAAGGGGGCCTTAGCGACCAAACATCAATCATAAGCATAACGATAATATGCAAGTCATTCACAAGCCACATGAATACCCATACCCCAATTTATATAGCAACCTATCTATTTAGCCTTGATGACacgaagaagaaaataataaatgcaAATGTAACAACCTTTGCACAGATATGAAACGGGCTACACAAAAAGCAGTAGATGGAACGGGACCCTAACTCTCTTATGTTAGTCTCGGCACTTGTATCTGTGATAGAAAAATCACAGGAAAAGAGAGTCTTGAGTACAAATCAATTTGTACTCACTATGCGTCATTGCCAAACCACATCATGGAGGAGGACGAGTTATACAAAATTAATATGCATGAGTGAGATCATTAATACTTTTCTAGATTTATCATTTAATATGATTGCAAAGATTTCATTTGACAACATAAGGACTTTGATCACAATACTCATTAACATAAGTGCACCCAAGGGTGTGTTCTAGTGGTCAGTGAAGTGGGTTGAGCACCATGAAGTCTCAGGTTTAATCCTAGTAGAGACAAAACGCTAGGTGTTCTTCCCATCTGTTGTAAcattggtggacagagttacctggTACCTGCTGGTGGTGGCGGTGACAGATATCCCGTTGAATTAGTCAAGATGTACGCAAGCTGGCCCGGATACCGCggttatccaaaaaaaaaaaaaaaaaaactttaacaTAAGCACCAAGCACAATATCCGGTGGCTCAAATGATATAGAATACAGttaccaatttcaaaaaaaaaaaaaaaaaaaatccggtGGCTCATCATTATTCACAACAAACAATGATGGAATACGTCGAAACGCCATCCACGACCATTGGGGTCACTATACCGATGATTGTTCATTCgtacatatattttatgatatttctATAGTTGATGTACAAACTGCTAGAGATGCCCATAGTTAATCCTAGAACATTATCTAACCGAGAGTTGCTGCAGAAAGCTCAAAACTCAAAACTCtaaattctcatttttgcaTCTTTAGTCCTTCCCTGTCATCTTGAGCAACAGTATTTTCATTGTTGGAATATAGTGCAGTGTGGTTAATTTTTCTTTGTTCCGtacatcttcatcattttataaTGTTGAAGTATTATATGAATTATGATTGAGTGGAGGTGGTGGTGTGGGCACCATAGAAGGAGTTATTTGCACATATCTGGTTAGTCACTGTTATAAAGATGTGACTTTGATGTTAGTCTCTTTTCCTTTATTGAAAGGGATTAAGGCCTCCCTAATTTTCGGGCAATGGCTTGATATATCTGAGTTTTAAAAGCACTTGTGTCAACATTTTGTTGAAACGTAGAGTGTCGgctagtgtgtgtgtgtctttTTTTTCCCGGAGGAAGGCAACATATGTGTTCGGCTATGTTATTTGTCTCTTTATGCCTTTCCTTAAGTTTTCCTCCCTTTTTCTTGGCCGTGAGGGGTACTTAAAGCATGACTATTAAAAGTTTGCAAAGGGCACGAAATAGGGCTGTGACaaaattgatttctttttgattttatgcatgactttcttcctcagcgtcctcaacatgAGCACATTGAAAAGCTCAAGACGTTCAAGATGACTCTGGAACGCATTGTGCTTTTTTTGCGGCTTAACAAGCATGATATTTATCCTATTCACAAGGAGAAACTGCTTTCTGTTGAGAAGCACATAAGTTTTTTTCTTAGTTCCAATAGGCCACACAGGCCTGCATCTTCTCCACTGCAGGTGCAGGGGCAACTACCTCAGCCTTCCATGCATACAAGTCAGGTATGCAGTCTGAACTTGTTTCAAGTTGTTTGGATAATTCAATTGTTTTCCACCTTGTTGAAGTTGTTTTCCTGCTTGTCTTAACATGCATCTACATTTCTGGTAATTGCTTTTATCAAACCTTGTCATGCAACAATCTGAAATTAAGGAGAGGTTTTCTTTTTGGGTGGGTGGGGGGTCGGGTTTGATGACGTCGGACATTATTGTCCGATTATAAATCTCTTTAAGTTATGAATAATCTCTCATCGTGTTTAATATTAATGAGCTCTTGCAATTTATTAATCTCTCAAGTTACTAATGATCTCTTGTGTTTTATATAATGTTCTCTTGGTTTTgttctaagttttttttttaatgtgtaaAGTTAATGATCTCTTGCACTTTTCTCTTAAGTTACTAATTATGTCTTGCACGTTATATAATGTCCTACACAGGCACAAAATACATATGCAGGTCAGACGTCTATGATGGGTTCCGGTCAGCAAGATATTGCTTCTGAGTTTGATAGACTTCTGAGTTTGGTAGATTAGATGGTAGTTCTGATGGATTAAGTTATGCACGGATGATTTTGGTAGTTTTGGTGTTGCTACTTTTGGTATTGATACGTTGGGTTCTAGTTTTGATGGATCGAGTTCTGGTACTAAACTCGATGAACATTTAGCGTGTGCATGGGCGGATTTACATGGAGGGATATGGGTTCACATGAACCCATGCACCCCTCCCTAGATTATGTAAAGTGCTGCAATTATTctgataaattatttaaattttatgtgggAACCGATGCTAAAGAGCATATCTTGGTCCATTGATTGATGGTCGTGTGCACCATTGTTAACCAGGTCTTGGATTCGAATACCATCCCCTCTCATATCATTGAACTCATATTTTTCTGttgcttttttgttttattgtcTTTTTGGTCTTTTGTGTTTctcttttaccttttctttctttccccttttaGTTCCTGTTttgatgctttttttttttttttttcctttcgtgatatttctcttttcttttccttttttgcttttctttcttttcttttttgttcattCTTGAGTATTAAAatcctttcaaaaaaaaaaaaaaaaaaaaggaaatatccACCTCCGCCCAGTTGTTTTCTCTGTCAAAATCTTTAGTAGACTTTTTCTCAATGTTTTTATGGtctctcttttcttcaatttttttctttgattcgtAAAGTgcgttttataaaaaatgatagTACTATTATTAATTGCTTTCAAATATAAGAGGTCATTAAGAACAATTAAAAGCTGAATCTTTGTGATAATAATAGTATTAACTATAGTTTACTTGTCAAGTCGTTGCCATGACACAATTTTATGGCATTAAACGTAACGATAGTACAGTGCACCTATATATGCTCCTAAAATCCATGTTACGCCTCTGAGGGCATGTTGGGGAATGATTAGAGAAAATTGAAACTCATTCGAAGAAGGTGGAGACATTGTTGACTAAATTAACAAAAGCATGAATTATTTGATAAAGATATGAAAAGTTAACTATGTGCCTCACACAACTGACATTAgttgtgtgatttttttttttttgtgagattAAAAAGTGGATCCACATCTTAGATCCACAAATTTTGAGTTCACTTTTTTGTCTTACAGAAAAGAGCCTCACACAACTAATGTCCGTTGTGTAAGgcacattttaaaattttccggAGATGATCACACAATCATGCCAACATCGAtgatttgaaagagaagttTTTCCTGTTGTTATATCAGCATTGACAATTGGGAAGAGATGTATTAGGAATGGTTATCAAAATTAGCGTGCAGTTTAACTCTCAAAAAGTAAaatgtgacaagtaaaagtgaacggagagagTACATAACAATCTAAATGCGagtaatatttgtttttttttatttattatttgttcaAGTTTTTATGAACAGATTTATTCGATACCCGTATTATTTGTAAATGGTACTCATGTATTTCGCAGTATTAGTCAAGGTTCACACGGTGTCCCAACACCATAGTATTTATAACTAGTCTGCGAAATCAGATGATTCGAGTAAAACGTTGCACAATCTATCCACTCAAACTAAATGATTATTTCTCCATCCTCCAGCCTTCAAGGTATGAATGAACTAGTTGTCAATTGGATGATTAATTAACTATAGTACTACTTAAATTAAATAGAAGTGGTCAATTCGGGTCGGGCCAGATGTACAAATGTTACTTCACAGAGTACAATCTAAGTCGGTCACCTCAGCCCGTTCACATTAAATCCATACCAAAATACATTCTGAATGAAGCCATTTCCCATTTGTCAAGTTGGATTAGTTGACCAGTCTTGGTAATCTCTCAAATCTTGTAAAGACAATTTGCTGCCGGTAAAACATGGAAGTTTGGTAGGTGCAGTCATGAGTTTGAAGCTGGAGAAAGTGGATTTCTCAGTTTTATATAAAAGAAGCATATATTTTGGGCCTATATGTATTAGCAAAAttcatatcatttttttgcgcggagtgcccttcttttggggtggtctttaaattttgcccctcatatttatggtctttaaattatgccctcatattctttggtctttaatttttgcccttcgcattgcaactttgagctttcgcgtcgaaatcatgaggttcgagttcgaaccccgctcaagcataaattaaaaaaaaatcgcaagacaagatTTGGGTCACgtgtatgcggaccggcatacttttgttaaggaattacaaattttatgtcGGACccgcatactcatgccttatgggcggacttggcataagtatgcggatccgcataactttgataattccttcacaaagttatgcggtgggggcatacttttaacgggcaaacttttatgccggaccggataactttgtgaaggaattatcaaagttatgcggatccggatacttatgccaagtccgcccataaggcataagtatgcggtccgtataactttgataattccttcacaaagttatgcggtgggcatacttttaatgggcaaattTTTATGCCGGATTCGCATatctttgtgaaggaattatcaaagttatgcggacccgcatatacttatgccaagtttgcccacaaggcataagtatgccggtcccataactttgtaattccttcacaagtatATGCTTAGTCGcgatagcgaaatttaaactctgccttgcgaattttttttaaaattttgactgcgcgtgggttcgaacctgaaacctatgggtgttagccgaagggcaaaatttaaacatttcaaatatgaggggcaaaatttaaagaccaccccaaaagaagggcaattcgcgaATTGCCCAAGAATACCaatggaagaaaagaggaaaaaaatgcTTACCAAGTGATCAACTCCTCAATTTcattattaaatattaataatcgcatccttctttttctcacaaataatttaatttgtcaaaaatcatgtgatctttaattaattgagtaagagaattttcttttaagacAGCATCAATGAGTTATTGACAGACTAAATTAATTCTTAAACTTTATTTCAATgaattcaattttctttttttttttaaaaaaattcatctaAACCTAAGCTTTAATCTCCATATTTGTTTTAGCATAAATCATGGTCACATGAAATTATGAGTAGTTactcaataaataccaaaacaTGCTATTCCTACCTCTAATTAGAAATTAAATgttcataaattcataaaatattaaaaCGTCCTTTTCAACTTATGATTATAGccagttttaaattattttgtatACTTTAAATTATGTTACTAAACATCAAGTTATCTATGTGATACCTGTTTATTCCTAGCAAACTTGTTTTCTTATAACGATTCTTTTAATAAATTATCTaattagcaataaaaaaaaaacttaactcATGAATAATACATTATTAAGAAGCGATCATCTTAAAAGAGTTGTGCCTAAGGAATGTacacaaattattattttcaattaaaatcattataaaatGCATTATTATCTTGATCTTAAATTCGAACACAGCACGGGCATCACTGGACTAGTAGTAGACAATAAGTATCAAAACTAAACAAACATCACGAATATGTTTATACTTTATACCAACCTATTTTATCTCTAAAACTAAaaattagtactccctccgttcacttttacttaacatatcaaggaattttttttttttttattttacccttaacattaattattcatttctAAATTATTCTCCAAGTTcatt contains:
- the LOC132060262 gene encoding mediator of RNA polymerase II transcription subunit 15a-like isoform X2, translated to MDSGDWRTPQSRQRIVNNIMETLYGRLPISGEEEVEECKKIAVRFEEEIYTAATNQQDYLRKLSLKMLPMDTTQNPITNSLHPNASSSGPNAHGQASLDSTAQMGNANAADWQEEVYQKIKSMREMYLSELNDLYEKIASKIQQRPQHEHIEKLKTFKMTLERIVLFLRLNKHDIYPIHKEKLLSVEKHISFFLSSNRPHRPASSPLQVQGQLPQPSMHTSQAQNTYAGQTSMMGSGQQDIASEFDRLLSLVD
- the LOC132060262 gene encoding mediator of RNA polymerase II transcription subunit 15a-like isoform X1 → MDSGDWRTPQSRQRIVNNIMETLYGRLPISGEEEVEECKKIAVRFEEEIYTAATNQQDYLRKLSLKMLPMDTTQNPITNSLHPNASSSGPNAHGQDSIDLRDFSAINKASLDSTAQMGNANAADWQEEVYQKIKSMREMYLSELNDLYEKIASKIQQRPQHEHIEKLKTFKMTLERIVLFLRLNKHDIYPIHKEKLLSVEKHISFFLSSNRPHRPASSPLQVQGQLPQPSMHTSQAQNTYAGQTSMMGSGQQDIASEFDRLLSLVD
- the LOC132060262 gene encoding mediator of RNA polymerase II transcription subunit 15a-like isoform X3; this encodes MDSGDWRTPQSRQRIVNNIMETLYGRLPISGEEEVEECKKIAVRFEEEIYTAATNQQDYLRKLSLKMLPMDTTQNPITNSLHPNASSSGPNAHGQDSTAQMGNANAADWQEEVYQKIKSMREMYLSELNDLYEKIASKIQQRPQHEHIEKLKTFKMTLERIVLFLRLNKHDIYPIHKEKLLSVEKHISFFLSSNRPHRPASSPLQVQGQLPQPSMHTSQAQNTYAGQTSMMGSGQQDIASEFDRLLSLVD